A genomic segment from Aegilops tauschii subsp. strangulata cultivar AL8/78 chromosome 1, Aet v6.0, whole genome shotgun sequence encodes:
- the LOC109769367 gene encoding probable LRR receptor-like serine/threonine-protein kinase At1g51820 yields MRELLVAVLGGGCFISIDCGLQGEESYVDDNTKLLYVTDAGFTDTGIPYNISAEYFGPRLSKPVQSLRSFPDGVRNCYTLRSLVPGLKYLFRATFLYGNYDGLNKRPASFDLYIGINFWTAVNTTLWGSDQGNTWEIEAIVIVPDDVVQVCLVNTGDGTPFISGLDVRPLKMSLYPQVTAVLGLVLLGRVNFAPINKTVTLRYPDDPYDRLWYPFFDATILAEMSTKESVGTIGSFEVPTAVMQTAGTPRNPWENIEFYWDAQPQPKNPTPGYIAILHFSELQLLNGSNGELREFNINLNDNLWHAGYTPYYLFSGYLYSESPSRESGYNFSIEATTSSTLPPIINAVEVYSVIPTTNLGTDIQDASAAMSIKAKYKVQKNWIGDPCLPKTMMWDRLTCSSKTANPSRITTINLSSSGLIGDISSSFANFTALQYLNLSNNNLTGSIPDALSQLQSLIDIDLSGNQLNESIPPGLLKRIQDGSLNLRHGNNLNLCTRDNSCQLAAKRKSKLAIYVVVPLLVIVAIVSVAVLVLFLLRRRKQQQGERSMNNRTIIKAQNEEEMSTNHGNDSDSLRLVENRRFMYKELELITNGFERVLGQGGFGRVYDGFMEDGTQVAVKLRSHSSNQGVKEFLAEAQILTRIHHKNLVTMIGYCKDGEYMALVYEYMSQGTLREHIVGMTTKSDRSLPWRQRLRIALESAQGLEYLHKGCNPPIIHRDVKATNILLDARLEAKIADFGMSKAFDHHNENYISTNTFVGTPGYVDPEYQATMQPSTKSDVYSFGVVLLELVTGKPAILSEPEPTNIIHWVQQRLTQGNIEGVVDAQLHGAYNVNGVWKVAEIALKCTTQASVQRPTMGDVVAQLHECVELEESRTRDFNSGGSSSNYSSWNYNAYGSGHSTNVSSNSAFGMELRMPTVATGPGPIAR; encoded by the exons ATGCGGGAGCTGCTCGTTGCTGTACTCGGCGGCGGCT GTTTCATCAGTATAGACTGCGGGCTACAGGGAGAGGAGAGCTATGTCGACGACAACACTAAGCTGTTGTACGTCACTGATGCTGGCTTCACCGACACTGGCATACCTTACAACATCTCGGCTGAGTACTTCGGGCCGCGGCTCTCCAAGCCCGTCCAAAGCCTACGAAGTTTCCCCGATGGTGTGCGCAACTGCTACACGCTACGGTCACTGGTGCCCGGTCTCAAGTACCTGTTCCGCGCCACGTTTCTCTATGGCAACTACGATGGCCTTAACAAGCGACCAGCGTCGTTCGACCTCTACATCGGCATCAACTTCTGGACTGCGGTGAACACGACATTGTGGGGGTCGGACCAGGGCAACACGTGGGAAATAGAGGCCATCGTCATCGTCCCGGATGATGTGGTGCAGGTGTGCCTGGTGAACACCGGCGACGGGACGCCCTTCATCTCCGGGCTGGACGTGAGGCCGCTGAAGATGTCGCTCTACCCGCAGGTGACCGCGGTGCTGGGGCTGGTCCTGCTAGGCAGAGTAAACTTTGCCCCAATAAATAAAACAGTCACCCTCAGGTACCCCGATGATCCATACGACCGGCTCTGGTACCCGTTTTTTGATGCCACGATCTTGGCAGAGATGTCGACTAAGGAGAGCGTGGGAACCATCGGCTCTTTCGAGGTGCCCACGGCAGTGATGCAGACGGCGGGCACACCGCGGAACCCCTGGGAAAACATCGAGTTCTACTGGGACGCGCAGCCCCAACCCAAAAACCCTACACCAGGGTATATCGCCATCTTGCACTTCTCCGAGCTGCAGCTCCTCAATGGCAGCAATGGCGAGCTGCGCGAGTTCAACATCAATCTCAACGACAACCTCTGGCACGCGGGCTACACGCCATATTACCTCTTCAGTGGCTACCTTTACAGCGAATCCCCCAGCCGGGAGAGCGGCTACAACTTCTCCATCGAGGCCACAACCAGCTCCACGCTGCCGCCCATCATCAACGCCGTCGAGGTGTACTCCGTCATCCCCACCACCAACCTTGGCACCGACATCCAAGATG CATCTGCCGCCATGTCAATCAAGGCCAAGTACAAGGTGCAGAAGAACTGGATCGGTGACCCGTGCCTTCCCAAGACTATGATGTGGGATAGGTTGACCTGCAGCTCTAAGACTGCCAACCCTTCAAGGATAACTACCAT AAATCTGTCCTCAAGTGGCCTGATTGGTGATATATCGTCTTCCTTCGCAAATTTCACGGCTCTCCAATACTT GAATTTGTCAAACAACAACTTGACAGGCTCAATTCCAGACGCCCTTTCACAATTACAATCGTTGATAGACAT AGATTTGTCTGGCAACCAGCTCAATGAATCGATCCCCCCTGGACTTCTCAAAAGAATTCAAGATGGCTCCCTGAACCTAAG GCATGGCAACAATCTAAACCTTTGTACCCGTGACAATTCATGCCAGCTTGCTGCTAAAAGGAAGAGCAAACTGGCTATCTATGTTGTTGTCCCCTTGCTTGTCATTGTGGCGATAGTATCAGTTGCAGTCCTAGTCTTGTTCTTGCTAAGACGGCGAAAGCAGCAACAAGGTGAGA GATCAATGAACAATAGGACAATAATAAAGGCGCAGAACGAGGAGGAAATGTCAACGAACCATGGCAATGATAGTGATTCGCTGCGACTAGTCGAGAACCGCCGGTTCATGTACAAGGAACTCGAGTTAATAACCAATGGCTTCGAGCGAGTGCTTGGCCAAGGAGGGTTTGGCCGTGTCTATGATGGCTTCATGGAGGATGGTACTCAAGTGGCGGTGAAGTTGCGGTCTCATTCCTCTAATCAAGGCGTCAAGGAGTTCCTCGCAGAG GCTCAGATTCTAACCCGGATTCATCACAAGAATCTTGTGACCATGATTGGGTACTGCAAGGATGGGGAGTATATGGCTCTTGTGTATGAGTACATGTCGCAAGGAACCCTCCGAGAGCACATTGTTGGTATGACTACCA AAAGCGATCGAAGTTTACCTTGGAGACAGAGGCTCCGGATCGCACTTGAATCTGCACAAG GGTTGGAGTATCTGCACAAGGGATGCAACCCGCCTATTATCCATAGGGATGTCAAGGCCACCAACATCTTGTTGGATGCTAGACTGGAGGCCAAGATCGCAGATTTTGGCATGTCTAAGGCCTTCGATCACCACAATGAAAATTACATTTCAACAAATACATTTGTCGGTACACCCGGATATGTGGATCCAGAATACCAGGCGACAATGCAACCCTCAACCAAGAGCGATGTATACAGCTTTGGTGTGGTCCTGCTAGAGCTGGTCACTGGGAAGCCGGCCATCCTCTCGGAGCCAGAGCCCACGAATATTATCCATTGGGTGCAACAACGACTAACGCAAGGCAACATCGAGGGTGTGGTGGACGCACAGCTGCATGGCGCTTACAATGTCAATGGAGTGTGGAAGGTAGCGGAGATCGCACTCAAATGCACCACACAGGCATCGGTGCAGCGGCCTACCATGGGCGACGTGGTGGCGCAGTTACATGAGTGTGTGGAGCTCGAGGAGAGCCGCACCCGTGACTTCAACTCCGGTGGAAGCAGCAGTAATTACTCAAGCTGGAATTATAATGCTTATGGCAGTGGGCACTCCACTAATGTGAGCAGCAATTCTGCATTTGGGATGGAACTGAGGATGCCAACGGTGGCCACCGGTCCAGGTCCTATTGCACGCTGA